The nucleotide sequence TACCATCCCGAAACTGATAAATTTGATTCACTTTTGCTTCAAGGAGAGATTAAGAATCCTTCGTTTGTCATATCAAACAAAAAAGGGGACTTATTGTTTTCGGTTCAGGAAATTGGTGGAGAAGAAGGAGGAAGTGTATGTGCTTACAAATTTGATGAGGCAAATAACTTGCTTAAAAAAATCAACAGCTCATCTACACTTGGTAGCGGTCCTTGCTACATCACGCTTGATCCGACTGAAAAATACATCATGGCCGGAAATTATAGCAGCGGAAATCTAGCAGTAATCCCTATCAATGCCGATGGCTCCCTAGCTGCAGCTGTCCAAGAAATCAGTCACGACGGCAAAGGTATTGATCCCAATCGTCAGGAAGCTCCCCATGTTCACAGCCTGGTATTTCATCCCAATGGCAAACAGGTTTTTGTAGCTGACCTTGGAACGGACAAGGTCAACATATATGATTTTGACCCAAAAAATGAGCACCCCCTCAGCCCTTCTACTCCTGCCTATTTTGAAGTAAAAGAAGGATCAGGGCCTAGACATTTGGTATTTAATCAAGCAGGTGATAAAATTTATTTGATACATGAAATGACTTCTGAAGTAGGGCTATATGACTACAATTTAGAAGAAAACAAAATCGTTCACTTAGACACATATCCCCTTGTTCCTAAAGACTTCGAAGGTGCATTAGGAGCAGCGGAAATAAGAATCTCCAATGATGGAAAATTCTTATATGCATCCAACCGTGGTGATGCTAATGAAATTACCGTTTTCAAAATAGATGAAAACACGGGAACCCTAGATAAAATACAGCAGGTTTCTTCCGGTGGCAAAACCCCTAGAAATTTTGCCATTTCTCCGGACGGGGAATACCTCTTCTCTGGCAACCAAGATTCGAATGACATCTATGCCTTCAAACGTAATCCTAGCACTGGCATCATTAAGCAACTGGACAGCAAAATCACCATTCACAAACCCGTCTATTTCTTTATGGTTAAATAGGCCTTACTGATCGATAAAAGTAAAGGGATAAATTAGTTGAAAATTATAGCTGTTCATCCCTCTACTTTTTATTCTTCAGGTATTTTGAATCCCAATAAAAATTTATAATTGACAGCTATTCCTCCTCTCTTCCCAATCAACATAAACAACTGACTACTAGTAAATAATAAGAAATGGCACTTAGATGCTTTTTAGAAATCAACAAAACTCCTCACCCAATAATAACCCAATACCAAACACTTTTTCCCTTTCTACCATAGATCAAATCTCCAAAATCAAAACAAAACACACTTCCATTTTTTATTCTAAAAATAATAATTGGCATCACACCAATAGGATCGGTTTGTAGTAAATATTAAATATTGCTCAAAAAGCAAAAAAAAATTTAGCTGCATGTATATTATGTCAAAAGTATCATTACCTTTGAAGCAAATCAATTAATATTATCATTTATTATTATTATCATGAACACAGGAAAAGTTAAATTTTTTAATGAATCTAAAGGATTCGGCTTTATCATTGACGATGAGTCTTCTAAAGAATACTTCGTTCATATCTCAGGATTGGTAGACGAAATCAAAGAAGATGACGACGTTACTTTCGACCTTAAAGAAGGAAGAAAAGGTCTTAATGCAGTGAATGTAAAATTATCTTAAGATATAACATTTAATGACATTACCGAAAGCTGCTTTTTATTAGCAGCTTTTTTTATGCCTTGTCCCAAGCTATTTCAGGATTATAAAAGATTTTCCCTTCCTTTACTTCCAGCGGGGAAGCAATATTATTGTGATACAATTGCCCTGTTCCAAGCCCCTGCGGCAAGGTGGTATTATAACTGGAAGTCAATTGGCTTATGGCGTTTAAGCCAATATTACTTTCAAGCGCAGAAGTCATCCACCAACCTATCCCAAGCTCTTCCGCTAATGCAATCCATTCTTTTGTATCCTTGATTCCCCCCACCAAAGTTGGTTTCAAAATGATATAGGGAGGCCTAATGATCTCCAACAACCTTTTCCTATCACTGGATTTACCTACCCCTATCAACTCTTCATCAAGGGCAATATCCAATGGACTTTGCTCACAAAGTTCGGCCATACTTTCTGTTTGGCCCGCCTTTATTGGCTGCTCGATACTATGTAAATCAAACTTTGCCAAACGGTCTAGCTTAGTCAAAGCATCACTGGGACTAAATGACCCATTTGCGTCCACCCTGAGTGTAATTTCATCCGCACTAAAGTTCTTTCTTATATGTGCCAAAAGCGATAGTTCCTGCTCGAAGTCTATGGCCCCGATTTTCATTTTTATACAGGAAAATCCCGCCTTGAGTTTTTCTTCTATTTGCTGGAGCATAAAATTCACATCTCCCATCCAAATCAATCCATTGATATCAATGGATTGATTTTCGGAGTAAAAAGCATTTTCGAGTATTTGCTTCTTCCCTCCATGGAATAAATCCAATAATGCTGTCTCAAATGCAAACCGTATACTGGGATGTTCGTCAGAAACAAAAGAATGGCAAAAATCCAAAATCCCCTCCTGGGACCATTTAAACTCCTCATTCTTCAATTTTCCCACATAAGCGTTCAATATCTCCTCAAAATCCAGTATATCATCTATGCTCAACTTCGGAAGCGGCCCTGCTTCTCCCCAGCCTTTGACGCTCTCCTCTCCTTCCTTGCCCACGCTGACAAAATAAGTGTCTTTACTTTTTAATACTCCCCTTGAAGTACCTGCATCAAACCTGAAATCCAATCTGTGCTTTTTATAAGCAACATCCAACCTAAACGTATTTGACATGTTTATTTCTTCTCCTATTTCTAAACAATTATATTTGCACTCCTGAAGAGCAAAACTAAAGGAATTGTACAAATTTCTTTCTTGTTCTTCATTAAGAATACCAAACTACTGATATTATTCTTCCTATGGAAAGCAGGCCTGAAATCAAATTATCTGACTACCAATACGAATTACCTGACGAAAGAATTGCCAAATTCCCACTCAAAAAAAGGGACCATTCCAAATTACTTCACTTTGAAGAAGGGAAAATCAATCATCATCGTTTTTTTAACCTTCCAGAACTACTTCCTGACAATTCCCTGATGGTATTCAATAATACAAAGGTAATCCCCGCCAGATTGATCTTTAAAAGGGCTTCAGGTGCTAAAATTGAGATATTTCTATTACAACCCATCGCTCCCAATCAAGTCATCAATGAAATTATGATCCATGAGGGACCAGTCACTTGGAAAGCTATGATTGGGAATTTAAAAAAATGGAAAGATAATGAGTCCCTAGAAGGCTTGGCCATTATCAATGATCAAGAGGTCAAAGTATCGGCTACCTTGGTGGACAGGGAAGCTAGGTATGTTAAGATATCTTGGGACAAGCCTAACACTCCTTTTGCGTCCATTGTTGAAGCATCAGGAGAAGTCCCCTTGCCCCCCTATTTAAACAGAAAAGCAACCTCTGAAGACAAACCCAGGTACCAAACTGTATACTCCCAAAAAGAAGGAGCCGTAGCAGCGCCCACAGCAGGACTTCACTTTACGGATGATATCTTAAATCAGCTCTCTGAAAATGGCACCAAAAAGGAATATTTGACCCTCCATGTAGGTGCTGGCACCTTCCAGCCCATCAAGGACGAAAATGTAACTGACCACCCTATGCATAATGAGCAAGTGGTCGTAAAAAAAGAAAATATCAAAAATCTTCTAGATCATGATGGAAATATTATTGCAGTAGGTACTACCTCCATGCGCTCCCTCGAAAGCATATATTGGTATGGTGTCAAGTTATTAAACGAAAAGGATAAATTGTTCTTAATCCCCAAATTATACCCTTACCAAGACCATGCTAAAAAGCCCAGCGTGAAAGAAAGTCTCCAAGCTATATTGGATCATATGGAAAGTGAAAACATAGAAGAGATTACAGGCAGCACCGAAATATTCATTATGCCTGGATACCACTTTAAAGTTTGTAATGGCTTATTGACCAACTTCCATCAACCTGGTTCTACATTGATATTACTGGTAGCGGCATTTACCAAAAATCACTGGAAAAACATATACAAAGAGGCCCTGTCCCAAGACTATAGGTTCTTGAGTTACGGTGACAGTAGTTTATTATGGCATCACAAAAAATAGGATAAGATCAAGCACCAGAACCTAATTTATTGATTCCGTGGATTAACTTTTGATAATAAGTTCTTCCTACAGGTACATTTTCCATTTCAATGGTGACTTCCTTAGGTGAAATAGTGGATATCTTATCAAGTCGGACAAGATAAGATTTGTGGATCCGAACAAATTCATCCTCAGGTAATATTGCTTCAAATTCCTTCAGAATATTCCTGAGGGAATATACCTTATCCTTGGTCACTAAAGTGGTATAGTTTCCATCCCCCTTTAGCCAAAGTATATTTTTAAACTTTACCCGTCTTAGGCAACCTTTATCACGAACGAAAAGTGCGTCTTTTATCAAAAGTTCGTCGTGATCGGAGTGGTTTTTCTCTAATTTTGAGTGTTTTTTGTTTGTTGCCATTCCATGATGTGATATGATTTCCCCCATAATTTTCTTTTTTGACTTTGGAGATGTTTTTATCAGCCGCTTTTATATTCATCACATTTAAGTCCCCCTTTAAATAAAAAATACTGGAACGAAAAATTCATCCCGCATCTTATTATTACTGTTTCAGAGTTCAAGCAAAAACGATCTGTTATTTTCAATAAGGCCTTCTATACTTTTCAATCTTATATAAAGATAAAAAATAATATACATATTTATGTATTTAAAAATCATTTTTTTTAATAAATATTAAAAAAAATAGCCTAAAGACATTCCATCCTTAGGCTATTTAAAATCTTAAAAATTACTTCTTTTATCCTTTTAACGCCTCTCCTTTTTCCAAAGCTGCTAGATTCTTCTTACCATACGCGATCTTTGTGATGACCACATATAAGACAGGTACCACAAAAATCGCAAGGAAGGTAGCTGCTAGCATTCCACCAATCACTGTCCAACCTATCGTCTGTCTAGCAACTGCACCAGCCCCATTTGAGAGGGCCAGAGGAACTACACCGAGGATAAAGGCCAAGGAAGTCATTACTATAGGCCTTAATCTTAGTTTAACCGCTTCAATTGTTGCTGCCAATAACGGCATGCCTGCATCAACCCTTTCTTTGGCAAACTCCACGATCAAAATAGCATTTTTAGCCGCCAAACCAATCAGGGTTACCAAACCAATCTGAGCATAAACGTTATTATCCAATTTGGGCAGAAAAGTAAGTGCCAAAATCGCCCCGAAGGCACCCAAAGGAAGGGCCAATAGGATAGAAAACGGCACTGACCAGCTTTCATACAAGGCTGCCAACAATAGCGATACTAAGATAATGGATAATGCAAAGATCAAAATGGTGGTATTTCCTGATGACAATTCCTCTCTACTCAATCCTGAGAAATCATATCCATAACCAGCCGGTAACACTTCCGCTGCCACTTCCTCCAAAGCGGCCAAGGCTTGCCCACTACTATATCCAACCGCTGCATTCCCATTCACCTCTGTAGACCTAAATAAGTTATAGTGACTAATAACGGAAGCGTTTTCAACCACTTCGTAATCTACCAAAGCACCTAATGGAACAGATTCTCCCTTACCATTCATCACATAATACTGTTCCAAATCCTCTATATCCATTCTATAAGTAGTATCTGCCTGCGCTACCACACGGAAATTACGTCCATAGCGGGTAAAATCATTAATATAGGAACTTCCCATATAGGTGGACATGGTAGAAAAAACATCTGACACTGCTACCCCCAGTTTTTTAGCCTTTTCCCTGTCCACAGTAACATGATATCCAGGAGTCTTAGCAGTAAAGAAACTGTAGGCCATAGCGATTTCAGGTCTTTGGTTGGCTGCGGCCAAAAACTGTCCAAGTACTTGTTCAAATTCCTTTACATCTCCTCCAGCGCGTTGTTCCAACATAAAGCTAAAACCACCGGTTTGCCCCAGACCAGGAATCGCAGGTGGTGGAACCACCACAATATTGGCCTCTTTTATGGCAGAAAACTTTTGGTTCAACTGCCCAATCAACCCGAATAGCTGTTTGGAAGGATCTTTTCTTTCTTCCCATGGGTCCATCTGAATAAAGAAGGTACCACTATTGGATTTAAAGGAGAAATTGATCGCATTCAAACCTCCTATACCAGTAACGTTTCTAATTCCATCCGTAGATGTAATCATTTCAGACATCTGATCCATAATGGCCCTGGTTCTGGAAGTTGAGGAACTTTCAGGAAGTTCCAGAGAAACGAACAATCTTCCCTCATCTTCCGTTGGTAAGAAGCCCGTAGGTTTGGATTGGAAAAGACCGAAAGTTCCTGCATAGAGACAAGCCAAAAGTATAAGTACCAATGGTGTTGCTTTAATGCTTTTCTTTACCCCTGAACCATAAGAGGATGTAACCTTTTCGAACCAGGTATTGAATTTATAAAAGAACCTGTTCAACCCTTTGGACTCCCTATTGATCTCACTAGGCTTGAGCAATAAGCTACACAATGCAGGAGTTAAGGTCAAGGCCACAAAGGCCGAAAGCAATACAGAAATCGCAATGGTAATGGCAAACTGCTGGTACATCCTGCCCACAATTCCCGGTATAAAACCTACTGGTATAAACACGGCTGCCAAAATCAATGCAATAGCAATTACAGGTGCGGTAATATCCTTCATCGCTTTCATGGTGGCTTCCTTGGCTGATATTCTTTGTGAATCCAGGTAATGCTGCGCTGCTTCCACTACCACAATGGCATCATCCACTACAATACCAATGGCCAAAACAAAACCAAACATGGTCAGGGTATTTACGGTAAACCCTAAAGGAATGAAGAACACAAATGTCCCCACAATTGAAACTGGTATCGCCAATATTGGAATAAGAGTTGCCCTCCAGTTTTGTAAGAAAAGGAATACCACAACAATCACCAAAATAAGGGCCTCCACCAAGGTATGCAATACTTCGTCTATAGATACCTGCACCACAGAAACTGACTCAAAAGGCACCACATAATCCATGTCTGCAGGGAAAGATGCCTTCATTTCATCTAGGGCCTTATAAATCCCTTCTGCGGTGTCAATGGCATTACTTCCAGGGGCTTGGTAAACCAAAAGGATGGCTGCCGGCTTTCCGTTGACCAATGAGAACCTTCCATAATTAAATTCACCAAATTCAATTCTAGCAATGTCCTTCAGGTAAACCAATGTACCGTCCTCTGGATTTGTCCTTACTACTATATCCTCAAAGTCTTCTTTTCTTTCCAACTTCCCATTTACAGTAATTGGATACTCAAAAGTCTGACTATCGACCTGTGGCATACCACCTACCGTACCTGCTGCTACCTGTAAATTTTGTTCCTGAATAGCTGCTGAAACCTCTTTGGAAGAAATATTATATTGGGCCAATTTATCAGGCTTCAACCAAACCCGCATACTGAAATCCTGACCAATGGCATTAATATCTCCTACACCTTTTACCCTAAGTAGTGCATCCTTGATAAATATATTGGTATAGTTAGAAAGGAATTTGGTATCATGGGTACCATTCGGAGAGTACATACTGATCACCATCATGATACTTGGATTCCGCTTTCTTACCACCACCCCTAGACGTTTTACCGCTTCAGGAAGTGTCGGTTCTGCAATACTCACCCTGTTTTGAACATCTAGGGTAGCAATATCAATATCAGTCCCCACATCAAATGTCACATTCATGTTCATCTGACCTGTGCTGGTATTATTACTACTGATGTAAGCCATGCCTGGAGTACCATTAATCTGGGTTTCAATTGGCGTGGCTACAGTTTGCTCCACTGTCTGAGCATCTGCACCTGTATAATTCGCTGATACTGACACTACCGGCGGGGTAATATCAGGGTACTGTGTCACCGGTAAATTCACGATGGCTATGGCTCCTACTAGCAAAATGACTATAGAGATCACCATCGCCATCACCGGGCGCTTAATAAAAACTTCTGATATCATAAAATTTTCTGCTTTGAGCGATTAATTGCTTACTTGGGCTGCTGCTGATTCTGTTCTCACTTTTGCACCTTCACGAAGCTTTTGTATTCCTTCCACCACGATTTGTTGTCCAGGTTTTACCCCATTTCTAACTACTATATCAGTCCCGAACTTGGTTCCCAAAGCAACATTCTGTTGATGAACTGTATTTTCCTCGTCAATGACATACACAAAATATTCGCCCATTTGCTCGGTAACTGCTTTAAATGGAATGGTAACCTGCTCTCCTATATCTTGGTTGAGCACTTGGAGATTGACCGTCATACCAGCAATCAACTCTTTTTCTGGATTTGGAAATTCTACTCTTAAATTAATCGTACCGGACTGTCTTCCTACAGCCCTGTCCATGGTCGTCAACTTCCCTGGATAGGAATAAACATCGTTCTTGTCAAACTTAATGGTAAAAGTGGAATCGGCTAGATTTTCATCTTTGAGCATTTTGCTGAATCTTCTGATATCCTTTTCATTGATCACAAAATCAACCAAAACAGGATCATCGGAAGATAGTGAATTCAACAAAGTTTGTCCTGGACTAACCTGAGCTCCCAGCCGAACCTGGGAAATTCCTATGGTACCTGAAAAAGGAGCCCTGATGACAGAATAATTATAGTCTGTTTCTGCACTCTTCACTTGCGCTTCTGCAGAAGCCACCTGTGATTCCGCTGTCAAAATATCTGTTTTGGCATAATCCAATTGTTGCTTAGCAATAGCCTCTTTTTGGTCCAATATTTCATATCGCGCCAAATCCTTTTTGACACGCTCAAGATTGGCCTGGGCACTTTTTAAATTGGCCTTGGCCTGCTCATAGGCTGCCTGGTACTTACTTCTATCTATCTCATATAATGCTTGCCCCTTACTTACTTGCTGACCGTCTTCCACAAAAATCTTCGTAATATACCCACTGACCTGAGGCCTGATTTGAATTTCATTCAAAGGCACTACTGTACCAGGGTATTGATCCAGGCCAGTCACATGCTCACTTTTCACTTTTGTGGCCTTAACGGCGACGGCCGATGGTTGATTAGACTGGGTAGTAGCCTCCGTTCCGCAAGAGCTTATTGCCCCTACCATACCGGCACTAAAAATTATCCATAAGAACTGTTTCATTTCCCGCTTAATTATTGTCATTGTTTTATATCTCTATGTTTCCTAATGCCCTGTCAAGGTCGATTTTACTTGACAGTAAATTGAACATGGCGTTATAATGGTTAAGTTGTGCCGTTCTGAGTTCTGTTTCAGCCACTATCAAATCCACATAAGCCTTTATTCCTTCATCATATTGTAATTTGATGATATCGTATACTTCCTCCGCCAAATCCATATTTGATTTGATGGTTCTCCATTCATACAAATCACTTTTGTATTGTGCCAAAGCAGTTTGATATTCAGTATTAATCTGCTTTTCCAAGTCATTCTTAGCCACATTGATTTTCTCCTGTTGCAGCTCTGCAATGCGGATTTCCTGATGTCGTTTCCCCCCTTGAAAAATTGGAAAAGCCAAGGTCAATCCCAAAGATGATTTGGGATAATTCTGACCATACAAATCCGAAAATGAATTATTAAAATACAACCAGTTATAATTATAATTGGCTGAAATATTGGGTAGGTAAGCCCATTTTTGGTAGCCTGTATTCAATTGTGCAAGATTGGCTTCCGTTTGGAGTTGCCTGTATTCAATTCTGTTCTCAGGTCTCAAGCTCCTGCTGGTGTCGGCTAGCGCCACGCTTTCCATATGGGCATAATCATAACGCAAGGCAATGTCCTCGTCC is from Echinicola marina and encodes:
- a CDS encoding lactonase family protein — translated: MIKFWLGTYTSSPEQGIHLIGYHPETDKFDSLLLQGEIKNPSFVISNKKGDLLFSVQEIGGEEGGSVCAYKFDEANNLLKKINSSSTLGSGPCYITLDPTEKYIMAGNYSSGNLAVIPINADGSLAAAVQEISHDGKGIDPNRQEAPHVHSLVFHPNGKQVFVADLGTDKVNIYDFDPKNEHPLSPSTPAYFEVKEGSGPRHLVFNQAGDKIYLIHEMTSEVGLYDYNLEENKIVHLDTYPLVPKDFEGALGAAEIRISNDGKFLYASNRGDANEITVFKIDENTGTLDKIQQVSSGGKTPRNFAISPDGEYLFSGNQDSNDIYAFKRNPSTGIIKQLDSKITIHKPVYFFMVK
- a CDS encoding cold-shock protein; its protein translation is MNTGKVKFFNESKGFGFIIDDESSKEYFVHISGLVDEIKEDDDVTFDLKEGRKGLNAVNVKLS
- a CDS encoding o-succinylbenzoate synthase, with the protein product MSNTFRLDVAYKKHRLDFRFDAGTSRGVLKSKDTYFVSVGKEGEESVKGWGEAGPLPKLSIDDILDFEEILNAYVGKLKNEEFKWSQEGILDFCHSFVSDEHPSIRFAFETALLDLFHGGKKQILENAFYSENQSIDINGLIWMGDVNFMLQQIEEKLKAGFSCIKMKIGAIDFEQELSLLAHIRKNFSADEITLRVDANGSFSPSDALTKLDRLAKFDLHSIEQPIKAGQTESMAELCEQSPLDIALDEELIGVGKSSDRKRLLEIIRPPYIILKPTLVGGIKDTKEWIALAEELGIGWWMTSALESNIGLNAISQLTSSYNTTLPQGLGTGQLYHNNIASPLEVKEGKIFYNPEIAWDKA
- a CDS encoding S-adenosylmethionine:tRNA ribosyltransferase-isomerase, with translation MESRPEIKLSDYQYELPDERIAKFPLKKRDHSKLLHFEEGKINHHRFFNLPELLPDNSLMVFNNTKVIPARLIFKRASGAKIEIFLLQPIAPNQVINEIMIHEGPVTWKAMIGNLKKWKDNESLEGLAIINDQEVKVSATLVDREARYVKISWDKPNTPFASIVEASGEVPLPPYLNRKATSEDKPRYQTVYSQKEGAVAAPTAGLHFTDDILNQLSENGTKKEYLTLHVGAGTFQPIKDENVTDHPMHNEQVVVKKENIKNLLDHDGNIIAVGTTSMRSLESIYWYGVKLLNEKDKLFLIPKLYPYQDHAKKPSVKESLQAILDHMESENIEEITGSTEIFIMPGYHFKVCNGLLTNFHQPGSTLILLVAAFTKNHWKNIYKEALSQDYRFLSYGDSSLLWHHKK
- a CDS encoding LytR/AlgR family response regulator transcription factor; its protein translation is MATNKKHSKLEKNHSDHDELLIKDALFVRDKGCLRRVKFKNILWLKGDGNYTTLVTKDKVYSLRNILKEFEAILPEDEFVRIHKSYLVRLDKISTISPKEVTIEMENVPVGRTYYQKLIHGINKLGSGA
- a CDS encoding efflux RND transporter permease subunit; this translates as MISEVFIKRPVMAMVISIVILLVGAIAIVNLPVTQYPDITPPVVSVSANYTGADAQTVEQTVATPIETQINGTPGMAYISSNNTSTGQMNMNVTFDVGTDIDIATLDVQNRVSIAEPTLPEAVKRLGVVVRKRNPSIMMVISMYSPNGTHDTKFLSNYTNIFIKDALLRVKGVGDINAIGQDFSMRVWLKPDKLAQYNISSKEVSAAIQEQNLQVAAGTVGGMPQVDSQTFEYPITVNGKLERKEDFEDIVVRTNPEDGTLVYLKDIARIEFGEFNYGRFSLVNGKPAAILLVYQAPGSNAIDTAEGIYKALDEMKASFPADMDYVVPFESVSVVQVSIDEVLHTLVEALILVIVVVFLFLQNWRATLIPILAIPVSIVGTFVFFIPLGFTVNTLTMFGFVLAIGIVVDDAIVVVEAAQHYLDSQRISAKEATMKAMKDITAPVIAIALILAAVFIPVGFIPGIVGRMYQQFAITIAISVLLSAFVALTLTPALCSLLLKPSEINRESKGLNRFFYKFNTWFEKVTSSYGSGVKKSIKATPLVLILLACLYAGTFGLFQSKPTGFLPTEDEGRLFVSLELPESSSTSRTRAIMDQMSEMITSTDGIRNVTGIGGLNAINFSFKSNSGTFFIQMDPWEERKDPSKQLFGLIGQLNQKFSAIKEANIVVVPPPAIPGLGQTGGFSFMLEQRAGGDVKEFEQVLGQFLAAANQRPEIAMAYSFFTAKTPGYHVTVDREKAKKLGVAVSDVFSTMSTYMGSSYINDFTRYGRNFRVVAQADTTYRMDIEDLEQYYVMNGKGESVPLGALVDYEVVENASVISHYNLFRSTEVNGNAAVGYSSGQALAALEEVAAEVLPAGYGYDFSGLSREELSSGNTTILIFALSIILVSLLLAALYESWSVPFSILLALPLGAFGAILALTFLPKLDNNVYAQIGLVTLIGLAAKNAILIVEFAKERVDAGMPLLAATIEAVKLRLRPIVMTSLAFILGVVPLALSNGAGAVARQTIGWTVIGGMLAATFLAIFVVPVLYVVITKIAYGKKNLAALEKGEALKG
- a CDS encoding efflux RND transporter periplasmic adaptor subunit, with the protein product MKQFLWIIFSAGMVGAISSCGTEATTQSNQPSAVAVKATKVKSEHVTGLDQYPGTVVPLNEIQIRPQVSGYITKIFVEDGQQVSKGQALYEIDRSKYQAAYEQAKANLKSAQANLERVKKDLARYEILDQKEAIAKQQLDYAKTDILTAESQVASAEAQVKSAETDYNYSVIRAPFSGTIGISQVRLGAQVSPGQTLLNSLSSDDPVLVDFVINEKDIRRFSKMLKDENLADSTFTIKFDKNDVYSYPGKLTTMDRAVGRQSGTINLRVEFPNPEKELIAGMTVNLQVLNQDIGEQVTIPFKAVTEQMGEYFVYVIDEENTVHQQNVALGTKFGTDIVVRNGVKPGQQIVVEGIQKLREGAKVRTESAAAQVSN